A region of the Pseudarthrobacter oxydans genome:
ACGCCGCCGCCATCACGGTGGGCGGCGCCGAAAACCACGCCCGCTGCGCCACGTTCATCGAGACCGGGATCCACGGCGGACTGCCCAAGGTCCTTGCCGACGTCGGGGCGTGCCAGCGCGCCGAGTGCGTCCACAATGACCACCTGATGTGCAAGGCCACCGAGGTCCACGTCGGCCCCGGCGCCGACAACGCTGACTGCCTCACCTACTCACACGCGTAAGGGGGCCGCTTTACGCAGTTCCCACGAGCCAAGGCCTCCGCCCGGACCTTCCGGACGGGGGCCTTGCCTGCGTTGACGCAGGCACAACTGGCAGCCCGGGTCCGGTCGTTCGTCGCCGCGTCCACTCCGCTCGCCGCACGTTTCTGCGGCAGCCGGCAGAATGCCTCCGGATTGTGACTGCGGCTTGGTAGGGTGCGTGACAGAAGACGCATAACAATCTCAAGGAGGAGACATGGCCGAAACGCCTGATCAGCGGGGTAGTGCATCCGGAGGCAGGGGCGTGGCCGCCACCGACCCGGCGCTGCCGCCGACAGCGGTGGATGAAGCGGTCCGGGAGGCTGAAGAGCGGAAATGGACACCGGGAAAGATCGCGCTGTGGGCTGCGATTGCCCTCCTCGGCGGCGTGGCATGGTTCATGCTGGCCATCATCCGCGGCGAAACCGTGAACGCCATCTGGTTCGTGTTCGCCTCCGTGTGCACCTACCTGATCGGCTACCGCTTCTACTCCAAGGTCATCGAGCGCTACATCACCAGGCCTGATGACCGGCGTGCCACTCCGGCGGAGTACAAGGCCGACGGCAAGGATTATGTCCGGACGGACCGCAATGTCCTGTTCGGCCACCATTTTGCCGCCATCGCCGGCGCCGGGCCGCTGGTGGGCCCGGTCATCGCGGCCCAGATGGGCTACCTGCCGGGCACTATCTGGATCATCATCGGCGTCGTCCTTGCCGGCGCCGTCCAGGACTACCTTGTGATGTTCTTCTCCATGCGCCGCGGCGGCCGGTCGCTGGGCCAGATGGCCCGCGAGGAACTGGGCGTCATCGGCGGCACGGCCGCCCTCATCGCCACCCTGCTCATCATGGTGATCATTGTGGCCATCCTGGCCCTCGTCGTCGTCAACGCCCTGGGCGAGAGCCCATGGGGCGTCTTCTCCGTCGGCATGACCATTCCGATTGCGCTGTTCATGGGCATCTACCTCCGCTACCTGCGGCCCGGCAAGGTGATGGAGGTTTCGCTGATCGGCTTCGTCCTGCTGATGGCTGCCATTATCGGCGGCGGCATCGTGGCGGAAACCCCGTGGGGCGCGGACATCTTCAGCCTCGACAAGGTGACCATCGCCTGGGGCCTGATCATCTACGGCTTCATCGCCGCCATCCTGCCCGTGTGGCTGCTCCTGGCACCGCGTGACTACCTCTCAACGTTCATGAAGATCGGCGTGATCGTGATGCTGGCGCTTGCCATCATCGTGGTCCGGCCGGAGATCACCGTTCCCGCGTTCAGCGAGTTCGCCAGCAGGGAAAACGGTCCGGTGTTCCCGGGCGCCCTGTTCCCGTTCCTGTTCGTCACCATTGCGTGCGGTGCCTTGTCCGGCTTCCATGCACTGATTTCGTCCGGTACCACACCCAAGCTGGTTGAAAAGGAGCGGCAGACCCGTTTCATCGGCTACGGCGGAATGCTGATGGAGTCCTTCGTGGCCATCATGGCCCTGGTGGCGGCAATCTCGATCGACCGCGGCCTTTATTTCGCCATGAATTCCCCCGCGGCGCTGACCGGCGGCACGGTGGAGACAGCAGCCACCTGGGTCAACAGCCTGGGCCTGGCCGGGGTGAACATCACGCCTGACCTCCTGAG
Encoded here:
- a CDS encoding DUF1540 domain-containing protein; protein product: MTTHVADCSVTNCSFNDHTNCNAAAITVGGAENHARCATFIETGIHGGLPKVLADVGACQRAECVHNDHLMCKATEVHVGPGADNADCLTYSHA
- a CDS encoding carbon starvation CstA family protein, whose product is MAETPDQRGSASGGRGVAATDPALPPTAVDEAVREAEERKWTPGKIALWAAIALLGGVAWFMLAIIRGETVNAIWFVFASVCTYLIGYRFYSKVIERYITRPDDRRATPAEYKADGKDYVRTDRNVLFGHHFAAIAGAGPLVGPVIAAQMGYLPGTIWIIIGVVLAGAVQDYLVMFFSMRRGGRSLGQMAREELGVIGGTAALIATLLIMVIIVAILALVVVNALGESPWGVFSVGMTIPIALFMGIYLRYLRPGKVMEVSLIGFVLLMAAIIGGGIVAETPWGADIFSLDKVTIAWGLIIYGFIAAILPVWLLLAPRDYLSTFMKIGVIVMLALAIIVVRPEITVPAFSEFASRENGPVFPGALFPFLFVTIACGALSGFHALISSGTTPKLVEKERQTRFIGYGGMLMESFVAIMALVAAISIDRGLYFAMNSPAALTGGTVETAATWVNSLGLAGVNITPDLLSETAANVGEESIVSRTGGAPTLAVGLAHIMQQFIGGTAMMAFWYHFAIMFEALFILTAVDAGTRVARFMLQDSIGNFIPKFKEHSWRPGAWLCTAIMVGAWGAVLLMGVTDPLGGINTLFPLFGIANQLLAAIALSVCLAIVAKRGTFNYLWIVALPLTFAAVVTITASYQKIFSSTPAVGYFANNAAFSKALAEGKTSFGTAKTVPAMEAVVRNTAIQGWLSVIFVVLSIIVIATALLATAKAFRNRGDAAATRGNEDPARPSRVFAPAGLIPTPAERELMAEWEKVPAELRFERAGHHS